The Camelina sativa cultivar DH55 chromosome 14, Cs, whole genome shotgun sequence genome includes a window with the following:
- the LOC104741882 gene encoding transcription factor MYC2-like isoform X1 has product MTDYRLQPTMNLWTTDDNASMMEAFISSSDISTLWPMATTTTTTTTATTSAPATAMDIPAPAGFNQETLQQRLQALIEGTNEGWTYAIFWQPSYDFSGASVLGWGDGYYKGEEDKAKPRQRSSSPPFSTPADQEYRKKVLRELNSLISGGVAPSDDAVDEEVTDTEWFFLVSMTQSFACGAGLAGRAFSTGNAVWVSGSDQLSGSGCERAKQGGVFGMQTIACIPSANGVVEVGSTEQIRQSSDLINKVRVLFNFDGGAGDLSGLNWNLDPDQGENDPSMWINDPIGAPGSNEPGNGAPSSSSQLFSKSIQFENGSSSTITENPNPDPTPSPVHSQTQNPKFSNNFSRELNFSTSSSTLVKPRSGEILSFGDDGKRGSGNPDPSSYSGQTQLENKRKKSPNENKVLSFGDKTTGESDHSDLEASVVKEVAMEKRPKKRGRKPANGREEPLNHVEAERQRREKLNQRFYALRAVVPNVSKMDKASLLGDAIAYINELKSKVVKTESEKLQIKNQLEEVKLELAGRKASAGCGDVSSSTCSSIKPVGMEIEVKIIGWDAMIRVESSKRNHPAARLMAALMDLELEVNHASMSVVNDLMIQQATVKMGFRIYTQEQLRASLISKIG; this is encoded by the coding sequence ATGACTGATTACCGGCTACAACCAACGATGAATCTTTGGACCACCGACGACAACGCTTCTATGATGGAAGCTTTCATAAGCTCCTCCGATATCTCGACCTTATGGCCAATGGCCACGACGACGACAACAACCACGACCGCGACGACGTCAGCTCCGGCGACAGCGATGGATATTCCGGCACCGGCGGGATTCAACCAGGAGACACTCCAGCAACGTTTACAAGCTTTGATTGAAGGAACAAACGAAGGCTGGACCTACGCTATTTTCTGGCAGCCGTCTTACGATTTCTCCGGCGCCTCCGTGCTCGGATGGGGAGATGGTTATTACAAAGGTGAAGAGGATAAAGCAAAGCCGAGGCAGAGATCGAGTTCGCCGCCGTTTTCTACTCCGGCGGATCAGGAGTACCGTAAAAAGGTGTTGCGTGAGCTTAATTCGTTGATCTCCGGCGGTGTTGCTCCGTCCGATGACGCCGTTGATGAGGAGGTGACGGATACGGAGTGGTTTTTCTTGGTTTCGATGACTCAGAGCTTCGCTTGCGGCGCGGGTTTGGCGGGCAGAGCGTTTTCCACGGGCAACGCGGTTTGGGTTTCCGGGTCGGATCAGTTGTCTGGGTCGGGTTGTGAGCGGGCGAAGCAAGGTGGTGTATTCGGGATGCAGACTATTGCGTGTATTCCTTCGGCGAACGGAGTTGTGGAAGTCGGGTCAACGGAGCAGATCCGACAGAGTTCGGATCTTATTAACAAGGTTCGGGTTCTATTCAACTTCGACGGCGGAGCTGGAGATTTATCGGGTCTTAATTGGAACCTTGACCCGGATCAAGGCGAAAACGACCCCTCTATGTGGATTAATGACCCGATTGGAGCACCTGGATCTAACGAACCGGGTAACGGAGCTCCGAGTTCTAGCTCCCAGCTTTTTTCAAAGTCTATACAGTTCGAAAACGGTAGCTCGAGCACAATAACTGAAAACCCGAACCCGGATCCGACTCCAAGTCCGGTTCATTCTCAGACCCAGAATCCGAAATTCAGTAACAATTTCTCCCGAGAACTTAACTTCTCGACGTCGAGTTCCACTTTGGTGAAACCAAGATCCGGCGAGATATTAAGCTTCGGCGACGACGGTAAACGGGGCTCCGGAAACCCGGATCCGAGTTCTTATTCGGGTCAAACACAActcgaaaacaaaagaaaaaagtcacCGAACGAAAACAAAGTCCTATCCTTTGGAGACAAAACCACCGGAGAATCAGATCACTCTGATCTCGAAGCCTCCGTCGTGAAAGAAGTAGCGATGGAGAAACGTCCCAAGAAACGAGGGAGAAAGCCAGCGAACGGTAGAGAAGAGCCACTCAATCACGTCGAAGCAGAGAGACAAAGACGCGAGAAGCTAAACCAGCGTTTCTACGCGTTACGAGCGGTCGTACCAAACGTTTCTAAGATGGACAAAGCTTCACTGCTCGGCGACGCCATCGCTTACATCAACGAGCTCAAATCGAAGGTGGTGAAAACAGAGTCAGAGAAACTACAGATCAAGAACCAGCTCGAGGAAGTGAAACTAGAGCTCGCCGGAAGAAAAGCTAGCGCTGGTTGTGGAGATGTGTCGTCGTCGACGTGTTCTTCGATCAAACCGGTGGGGATGGAGATTGAAGTCAAGATAATTGGTTGGGACGCGATGATTCGAGTTGAATCTAGTAAGAGGAATCATCCCGCGGCGAGGTTGATGGCGGCGTTGATGGATTTGGAGCTTGAGGTGAACCACGCGAGCATGTCGGTGGTTAACGATCTGATGATTCAACAAGCGACGGTGAAGATGGGATTTAGGATCTATACGCAAGAACAGCTCCGAGCTAGTTTGATTTCAAAAATCGGTTAA
- the LOC104741881 gene encoding acyltransferase-like protein At3g26840, chloroplastic, whose translation MYVEKKKLKPCVRQLSLHTVELESHQGDDSSDQEDGVDLAKPIKCTCFYRRGKSHDHITDYIMPTTYELKQQIDDDRLLVDGTLSTLEDGTLVRSLEGLPLEGPVLYVGYHMLMGFDLITMVTQIMKERNIHLRGLIHPMVFKNLQDSLVDTQMFDKYKIMGGVPVSSFSIYKLLREKAHVLLYLGGVREVTYKVTLQGEEYKLFWPQRSEFVRVASIFEAKIVPFGVVGVDDICQLVLDSNDQREIPILKDLVEKATKDTGNIRERDESELGNQDICIPGVVPKNPGRFYYYFGKPIETAGKEKELKDKDKAQELYLQVKYEVEQRLAYLKVKRESDPYRYLLPRMLYQASHGWSSEIPTFDL comes from the exons ATGTacgtggagaagaagaaattaaagcCTTGTGTCCGCCAATTAAGTTTACACACGGTGGAGCTAGAGTCCCATCAAGGTGATGATTCTTCTGATCAA GAGGACGGCGTAGATCTGGCTAAACCCATCAAGTGTACTTGTTTTTATCGTCGTGGGAAGTCTCATGATCACATTACGGATTACATTATGCCTACCACATATGAGTTAAAACAACAAATAGACGATGACCG ATTGTTAGTGGATGGTACTTTATCAACTCTAGAAGACGGAACACTTGTAAGGAGCCTCGAAGGATTACCTTTAGAGGGACCTGTTCTGTACGTTGGCTATCACATGCTAAtgggatttgatttgattacaATGGTAACTCAAATCATGAAAGAGAGGAATATCCACCTGCGGGGTTTGATACATCCGATGGTTTTCAAGAATCTCCAAGACTCATTAGTCGACACGCAGATGTTtgacaaatataaaataatggGTGGAGTTCCAGTCTCTAGTTTCAGTATCTACAAACTACTGCGTGAAAAGGCTCATGTGCTTTTGTATCTCGGAGGTGTCCGTGAAGTTACATACAAAG TGACTTTGCAGGGTGAAGAATACAAGCTGTTTTGGCCACAACGATCTGAGTTTGTGAGAGTTGCATCTATATTTGAAGCCAAAATCGTTCCTTTTGGTGTTGTTGGAGTAGACGACATCTGCCAA CTTGTCCTGGATTCCAATGATCAAAGGGAAATCCCTATCTTGAAGGATTTAGTTGAAAAGGCTACAAAGGACACTGGCAACATAAG GGAAAGAGACGAGAGCGAATTGGGAAACCAAGATATCTGCATCCCAGGAGTTGTACCTAAGAATCCAGGGAGGTTCTACTATTACTTTGGCAAACCAATAGAAACAGCAG GTAAGGAGAAAGAGTTGAAAGACAAAGACAAGGCACAAGAGCTTTACTTGCAAGTAAAGTATGAGGTTGAACAACGTCTTGCctatttaaaagtaaaaagagagaGTGATCCTTACAGATACTTGTTGCCAAGGATGTTGTATCAAGCTTCACATGGTTGGTCTTCTGAAATTCCAACGTTTgatctctaa
- the LOC104741880 gene encoding uncharacterized protein LOC104741880 isoform X2, with protein MSNGLSIDEKEGLIDKDEVMIRRMKNRERQRRYRARKRMREEAGIDGSLSFETMGQLEEEEEEEEEELEFNGPSGGCYVDNFVRRVYCDRDWKKEARRAHLIVNKAQDGSCELVKRKIRRHQRDWKADARKKKS; from the coding sequence ATGAGTAATGGTTTGAGCATTGATGAGAAAGAAGGGTTGATAGACAAAGATGAAGTCATGATTCGTCGgatgaagaacagagaaagacAACGTAGGTACAGAGCGAGGAAGAGGATGAGGGAAGAAGCGGGTATAGATGGGAGTCTCTCGTTTGAGACAATGGGAcaactggaagaagaagaagaagaagaggaggaggagctagAGTTTAATGGACCTAGTGGTGGTTGTTATGTTGACAACTTTGTGCGGCGTGTTTACTGCGATAGAGATTGGAAAAAAGAAGCTAGAAGAGCTCATTTGATTGTGAACAAGGCTCAAGATGGTTCTTGTGAGTTGGTTAAACGGAAGATAAGGAGGCATCAAAGAGATTGGAAAGCTGATGCTAGAAAGAAGAAATCTTGA
- the LOC104741882 gene encoding transcription factor MYC2-like isoform X2, giving the protein MTDYRLQPTMNLWTTDDNASMMEAFISSSDISTLWPMATTTTTTTTATTSAPATAMDIPAPAGFNQETLQQRLQALIEGTNEGWTYAIFWQPSYDFSGASVLGWGDGYYKGEEDKAKPRQRSSSPPFSTPADQEYRKKVLRELNSLISGGVAPSDDAVDEEVTDTEWFFLVSMTQSFACGAGLAGRAFSTGNAVWVSGSDQLSGSGCERAKQGGVFGMQTIACIPSANGVVEVGSTEQIRQSSDLINKVRVLFNLDGGAGDLSGLDWNLDPDQGENDPSMWINDPIGAPGSNEPGNGAPSSSSQLFSKSIQFENGSSSTITENPNPDPTPSPVHSQTQNPKFSNNFSRELNFSTSSSTLVKPRSGEILSFGDDGKRGSGNPDPSSYSGQTQFENKRKKSPNEDKVLSFGDKTTGESDHSDLEASVVKEVAVEKRPKKRGRKPANGREEPLNHVEAERQRREKLNQRFYALRAVVPNVSKMDKASLLGDAIAYINELKSKVVKTESEKLQIKNQLEEVKLELAGRKASAGCGDVSSSTCSSIKPVGMEIEVKIIGWDAMIRVESSKRNHPAARLMAALMDLELEVNHASMSVVNDLMIQQATVKMGFRIYTQEQLRASLISKIG; this is encoded by the exons ATGACTGATTACCGGCTACAACCAACGATGAATCTTTGGACCACCGACGACAACGCTTCTATGATGGAAGCTTTCATAAGCTCCTCCGATATCTCGACCTTATGGCCAATGGCCACGACGACGACAACAACCACGACCGCGACGACGTCAGCTCCGGCGACAGCGATGGATATTCCGGCACCGGCGGGATTCAACCAGGAGACACTCCAGCAACGTTTACAAGCTTTGATTGAAGGAACAAACGAAGGCTGGACCTACGCTATTTTCTGGCAGCCGTCTTACGATTTCTCCGGCGCCTCCGTGCTCGGATGGGGAGATGGTTATTACAAAGGTGAAGAGGATAAAGCAAAGCCGAGGCAGAGATCGAGTTCGCCGCCGTTTTCTACTCCGGCGGATCAGGAGTACCGTAAAAAGGTGTTGCGTGAGCTTAATTCGTTGATCTCCGGCGGTGTTGCTCCGTCCGATGACGCCGTTGATGAGGAGGTGACGGATACGGAGTGGTTTTTCTTGGTTTCGATGACTCAGAGCTTCGCTTGCGGCGCGGGTTTGGCGGGCAGAGCGTTTTCCACGGGCAACGCGGTTTGGGTTTCCGGGTCGGATCAGTTGTCTGGGTCGGGTTGTGAGCGGGCGAAGCAAGGTGGTGTATTCGGGATGCAGACTATTGCGTGTATTCCTTCGGCGAACGGAGTTGTGGAAGTCGGGTCAACGGAGCAGATCCGACAGAGTTCGGATCTTATTAACAAGGTTCGGGTTCTATTCAACTTGGACGGCGGAGCTGGAGATTTATCGGGTCTTGACTGGAATCTTGACCCGGATCAAGGCGAAAACGACCCGTCTATGTGGATTAATGACCCGATTGGAGCACCTGGGTCAAACGAACCGGGTAACGGAGCTCCAAGTTCTAGCTCCCAGCTTTTTTCAAAGTCTATACAGTTCGAGAACGGTAGCTCGAGTACAATAACCGAAAACCCGAATCCGGATCCGACTCCGAGTCCGGTTCACTCTCAGACCCAGAATCCGAAATTCAGTAACAATTTCTCCCGAGAACTTAACTTCTCGACGTCGAGTTCCACTTTGGTGAAACCAAGATCCGGAGAGATATTAAGCTTCGGCGACGACGGTAAACGGGGCTCCGGAAACCCGGATCCGAGTTCTTATTCGGGTCAAACCCAAttcgaaaacaaaagaaaaaagtcacCGAACGAAGACAAAGTCCTATCCTTCGGAGACAAAACCACCGGAGAATCAGATCACTCCGATCTCGAAGCCTCCGTCGTGAAAGAAGTAGCGGTAGAGAAACGTCCCAAGAAACGAGGAAGAAAGCCAGCGAACGGTAGAGAAGAGCCACTCAAC CACGTCGAAGCAGAGAGACAAAGACGCGAGAAGCTAAACCAGCGTTTCTACGCGTTACGAGCGGTCGTACCAAACGTTTCTAAGATGGACAAAGCTTCACTGCTCGGCGACGCCATCGCTTACATCAACGAGCTCAAATCGAAGGTGGTGAAAACAGAGTCAGAGAAACTACAGATCAAGAACCAGCTCGAGGAAGTGAAACTAGAGCTCGCCGGAAGAAAAGCTAGCGCTGGTTGTGGAGATGTGTCGTCGTCGACGTGTTCTTCGATCAAACCGGTGGGGATGGAGATTGAAGTCAAGATAATTGGTTGGGACGCGATGATTCGAGTTGAATCTAGTAAGAGGAATCATCCCGCGGCGAGGTTGATGGCGGCGTTGATGGATTTGGAGCTTGAGGTGAACCACGCGAGCATGTCGGTGGTTAACGATCTGATGATTCAACAAGCGACGGTGAAGATGGGATTTAGGATCTATACGCAAGAACAGCTCCGAGCTAGTTTGATTTCAAAAATCGGTTAA
- the LOC104741880 gene encoding uncharacterized protein LOC104741880 isoform X1, with amino-acid sequence MGIVGEMSNGLSIDEKEGLIDKDEVMIRRMKNRERQRRYRARKRMREEAGIDGSLSFETMGQLEEEEEEEEEELEFNGPSGGCYVDNFVRRVYCDRDWKKEARRAHLIVNKAQDGSCELVKRKIRRHQRDWKADARKKKS; translated from the coding sequence ATGGGAATTGTAGGAGAGATGAGTAATGGTTTGAGCATTGATGAGAAAGAAGGGTTGATAGACAAAGATGAAGTCATGATTCGTCGgatgaagaacagagaaagacAACGTAGGTACAGAGCGAGGAAGAGGATGAGGGAAGAAGCGGGTATAGATGGGAGTCTCTCGTTTGAGACAATGGGAcaactggaagaagaagaagaagaagaggaggaggagctagAGTTTAATGGACCTAGTGGTGGTTGTTATGTTGACAACTTTGTGCGGCGTGTTTACTGCGATAGAGATTGGAAAAAAGAAGCTAGAAGAGCTCATTTGATTGTGAACAAGGCTCAAGATGGTTCTTGTGAGTTGGTTAAACGGAAGATAAGGAGGCATCAAAGAGATTGGAAAGCTGATGCTAGAAAGAAGAAATCTTGA
- the LOC104741879 gene encoding protein HAIKU1-like: MDRSWNNDQLGVNKIGKNIKKIPLHQPDFSYGIGIASARPQPRPQVYNIVGENDFRSVVVQQLTPSRDNLAHPQQNTPFRKIRPPALTHDPPRVAAQPTHELLVRPPMQPYMHHGEQLLSKTVESPVSVYMHCLQSSLGDSGPIGNQMQSSHEYQPHSQWKSQAQPHQPPQSHNHHSPRFSGAARDKPILPTPPRFNSPPQQIYNNSLHTPSPRFNGRGILPTPTRGSTFSSMGQPGILGPGSNRQHPASSGLVFPSSPYGLFPNSSPRYR, translated from the coding sequence ATGGATAGGTCTTGGAATAATGATCAGTTAGGTGTGAATAAGATTGGAAAGAACATAAAGAAGATTCCTTTACACCAACCCGATTTCTCATATGGTATTGGTATCGCTTCGGCAAGGCCTCAACCGCGACCACAAGTTTACAACATAGTTGGTGAGAATGACtttagaagcgttgttgttcAACAGCTAACTCCATCGCGTGACAATTTAGCTCATCCTCAGCAGAATACTCCATTCCGGAAAATTAGGCCACCGGCTCTAACCCATGATCCACCTCGTGTTGCGGCTCAACCAACTCATGAGTTACTTGTGAGACCACCAATGCAGCCTTATATGCATCATGGAGAACAATTGTTGTCCAAAACAGTTGAGTCCCCTGTCTCGGTGTATATGCACTGTCTTCAAAGCTCACTAGGAGATTCAGGACCTATTGGAAACCAAATGCAGTCATCTCATGAGTATCAACCGCACTCACAGTGGAAAAGTCAAGCTCAACCGCACCAACCACCACAATCACATAATCATCATTCGCCACGGTTCAGTGGTGCTGCACGCGACAAGCCCATTTTGCCTACTCCTCCTAGGTTCAACAGTCCGCCACAGcagatatataataatagtcTTCACACTCCAAGTCCAAGATTCAACGGTCGTGGGATATTACCCACTCCTACAAGAGGCTCAACATTCTCATCCATGGGTCAACCTGGAATTCTTGGTCCGGGCTCTAATCGTCAGCATCCTGCATCTTCTGGTCTTGTTTTCCCATCATCACCGTATGGGCTTTTCCCAAACTCTAGTCCAAGATATAGATAA